The Camelina sativa cultivar DH55 chromosome 14, Cs, whole genome shotgun sequence genome includes a window with the following:
- the LOC104742831 gene encoding uncharacterized protein LOC104742831, which yields MVEDKKYKDYSSDDEEVDRPKEDEEGLESEDERFNNVSAEGYEAELDDDGDKENMAGREESVAVSNENVVGAREETLIALSKIVDDGDDVVLDAGDGGDDERFKSLFEEGSRATPDKESYKNLEEQEEEQREAEDSEQECVVEEDAEYPDTPLESDEEWEQWDNERRGKGSKENTHGKAKYHGSLDKEPYIWLFQKFHSGLEFKDQLLRYSLKTQYDVKMAKSQADMIAVVCCGEKCKFKVLCSYEKPINKWMVKVCHMNHNHGKSSRVSMLKQSVIAGLFREEIRRNISLQAAHIKDAIKARYNIVVPISKCYRGRRIALNTILEAQTTQFGKLWDYENELRKRHPRMTTDLCTVNVNDREMFDCFYICLEEFRNTWKTCCRPVIGLDGCFFKWELNGDLRAAIGRDADNRMYPIAWAVVRGENKDTWGWFVKKLKIDLGLENGDNLTIISEKQKGLVFAIEAELPNA from the exons ATGGTAGAAGATAAAAAGTATAAGGATTATagtagtgatgatgaagaagttgataGGCcaaaagaggatgaagaaggctTGGAATCTGAAGATGAAAGATTTAACAATGTGTCTGCTGAAGGATATGAGGCTGAATTAGATGATGATGGGGACAAAGAAAATATGGCTGGTAGAGAAGAGAGTGTGGCTGTGAGTAATGAGAATGTGGTTGGTGCAAGAGAAGAAACTTTGATAGCTTTGAGTAAGATAgttgatgatggagatgatgTGGTTTTAGATGCTggagatggtggtgatgatgaaagGTTTAAGTCACTATTTGAGGAAGGTTCGAGAGCAACACCAGATAAAGAATCATACAAAAatcttgaagaacaagaagaggaacAAAGAGAAGCTGAAGATAGTGAGCAAGAGTGTGTTGTAGAGGAAGATGCAGAATATCCAGATACACCACTAGAGTCAGATGAAGAATGGGAACAATGGGATAACGAGAGAAGAGGGAAAGGGAGTAAAGAAAACACACATGGGAAAGCTAAGTATCATGGTAGTCTAGATAAAGAGCCATACATTTGGTTATTTCAGAAGTTTCACAGTGGATTAGAATTTAAGGACCAGTTGTTGCGTTACTCTTTGAAAACGCAATATGATGTGAAGATGGCAAAGTCACAAGCAGACATGATTGCTGTAGTTTGTTGTGGTGAAAAGTGCAAGTTTAAGGTGCTTTGTTCTTATGAGAAGCCTATTAACAAGTGGATGGTGAAGGTCTGTCACATGAATCACAACCACGGAAAATCAAGTAGAGTTTCAATGTTGAAACAAAGTGTGATTGCAGGTTTGTttagagaagagataagaagaaATATAAGCTTACAAGCAGCACACATTAAAGATGCAATAAAAGCAAGGTATAACATTGTTGTTCCCATCTCAAAGTGTTACAGGGGTAGACGCATTGCTTTGAACACCATTCTTGAAGCTCAAACAACCCAGTTTGGTAAACTGTGGGATTATGAGAATGAACTACGCAAAAGACATCCTCGTATGACAACTGATTTGTGCACTGTTAATGTCAATGATAGAGAGATGTTTGATTGCTTCTACATTTGCTTAGAAGAATTCCGCAACACTTGGAAGACTTGTTGTAGACCGGTAATTGGTTTAGATGGATGTTTTTTTAAATGGGAGTTAAATGGTGATTTGCGTGCTGCTATAGGTAGAGATGCGGACAATAGAATGTATCCAATTGCTTGGGCAGTTGTCAGAGGTGAAAATAAAGACACTTGGGGTTGGTTTGTTAAAAAGCTGAAGATAGACCTTGGCTTGGAGAATGGGGACAATTTGACCATAATTTCTGAGAAACAAAAG GGTTTAGTGTTTGCCATAGAGGCTGAACTTCCAAATGCATAG